Genomic DNA from Pseudanabaena sp. ABRG5-3:
AAGGCGCACAATATCAAACCTTCTGCTTTAGCTCTCGCCTTTGTCCGCAGTCGTTGGTTTGTGGCTAGCACGATTATTGGCGCGACTAGTTTAGATCAACTAAAGGAAGATCTCGATAGCATCAATGTGAAACTTGATCCCGCCATTTTCGCCGAGATTGAAAATGTAAATTCCCTTTATCCCAACCCCGCCCAATAGCATCAATAACAATGATCTTAATGATCTCGTAGGGGTAGAGCATTTGCGCCAACGTTTCTGCCTCCCATCGAAATCTTAAATCGCAAATGCTCTACCCTTTCCGCTTTCATCAATAATTTCTCCCTACGGTATAAATTTATCCCTACGTTGCGAGGTTTAGTTTAGGGCAGAGCAGCCTCAAATCAAGGTGATCTGTGAATTTATAGATTGTGGTGAGAATGCTCTGCCCCTACCGATCCATCTTCCAATCACCAATTACCAATCACCAATTTCTATGTCCAAAATCCAACTCTATAGTGCCAAAGCCTGTCCCTATGCTCATCGCACTCGTCTAGTTCTAGGCGAAAAAGGGATTGACTTTGAATATACCGAAATTGATTTGCAGAACAAACCTGAATGGTTCTCCAAAATTTCTAAGTATGGCAAAGTTCCTGCGCTCCGTCATGGAGAGAATGAAGTTTATGAATCGGCGATTATCAATGAATATATAAACGATGTATTCCCTGACCCTGCTTTGCTTCCAAAAGATGCTGGTTCCAGAGCGATCGCTAGAATCTGGATTGACTATGCCAATACTAAATTCACATCTGCTTTCGGTAAGTTATTGCGAGGCAAAACTGCTGAAGAACAGGAGCAAGGTCGCACCGAATTAAACGAAGCAATTTTATTCATTGAGAATGAAGCCTTAACTAAGCTCTTAGGTGACGGTGCTTACTGGTTCGGAGAAAATATTTCCCTCGTCGATCTCACCTTCTATCCTTGGTTTGAGCGCATTCCTACCCTAGAGCATTATCGCAATTACACGATTCCCACAGAAGCTGTGCGCGTTAAGCGTTGGTGGGATGCTGTTAGCAATCGCCCTGCGGTAAAAGCGATCGCCAATCCCGTTGATTTCTACATTGAACGCTACGCCAAGTTTATTCAACAGCCCGTTGCAGTTTAGCCAAATGTAGGGGCAATTCATGAATTGCCCCTACATTTAGTTCTTTTGCGTAAGTTTTAACAAAATCATTTTAGAGAAAAACCATGAGCCAAAAACGTCAATTCCGATTAGGTGTATTTATTCAAGCTACTGGACACCATGTATCTGCATGGAGACATCCTGACACTCAGATTGATGCAGGACATAACTTTGAGCATTACAAGCAAATCACTCAAACCGCAGAACGTGGGCTTTTTGATACTGTCTTTCTCGCTGATAGTCCTGCGGTTTGGGGTGGATCACCTGACACTCAGAGCCGTAATGGCAAGATTGCTCATTTTGAGCCTGTAACCCTCTTTTCCGCACTTTCCGCCGTGACTACACATATCGGCTTTGTTTCCACTGCTTCAACCACCTATGAGGAGCCTTATACCTTAGCCCGTAAATTTGCTTCTCTCGATCATCTCAGTAATGGGCGAGCAGCATGGAACGTCGTTACCACAGGTAATGAAAATGCGGCAGCTAACTTTGGTTTAGAGCATCATCCCGAACATAGCCAACGCTATGAACGCGCTGAGGAATTTATCGAAGTTGTCAAAGGACTTTGGGATAGTTGGGAAGATGATGCTTTCATCGCCGATCGCGAATCTGGTGTTTATTTTGAAGTAGAGAAATTGCATACCCTCAATCATAAGGGTAAGTACTTCTCGGTCAAAGGACCTCTGAATGTCGCTCGTCCTCCCCAAGGCTATCCCGTGATCGTTCAAGCGGGAGCTTCGGAACCGGGGCGAGAACTAGCGGCAAGGACTGCTGAGGTAATTTTTACGGCAAATCAAACCCTAGCTGACGCTCAGGAATTCTATAGCGACGTTAAAGGTCGTCTTGCTAAATATGGGCGATCGCCTGATGATTTGAAAATTATGCCAGGCGCATTTCCTGTGATTGGGCGCACGGAAACAGAAGCGCAAGAGAAGTATGAATTTCTGCAATCTCTCATTCATCCCGATGTCGCTTGGGGCATTTTGAAGCAGTATT
This window encodes:
- a CDS encoding glutathione S-transferase family protein, coding for MSKIQLYSAKACPYAHRTRLVLGEKGIDFEYTEIDLQNKPEWFSKISKYGKVPALRHGENEVYESAIINEYINDVFPDPALLPKDAGSRAIARIWIDYANTKFTSAFGKLLRGKTAEEQEQGRTELNEAILFIENEALTKLLGDGAYWFGENISLVDLTFYPWFERIPTLEHYRNYTIPTEAVRVKRWWDAVSNRPAVKAIANPVDFYIERYAKFIQQPVAV
- a CDS encoding LLM class flavin-dependent oxidoreductase; translated protein: MSQKRQFRLGVFIQATGHHVSAWRHPDTQIDAGHNFEHYKQITQTAERGLFDTVFLADSPAVWGGSPDTQSRNGKIAHFEPVTLFSALSAVTTHIGFVSTASTTYEEPYTLARKFASLDHLSNGRAAWNVVTTGNENAAANFGLEHHPEHSQRYERAEEFIEVVKGLWDSWEDDAFIADRESGVYFEVEKLHTLNHKGKYFSVKGPLNVARPPQGYPVIVQAGASEPGRELAARTAEVIFTANQTLADAQEFYSDVKGRLAKYGRSPDDLKIMPGAFPVIGRTETEAQEKYEFLQSLIHPDVAWGILKQYYRGVDLSGYSLNDLAPELPSNTNNNKSRLKLVKDLASKGLTLRELYRSLATARGHRTIIGTPESIADQLQEWFDNGAADGFNIMPPILPTGLDDFVNLVIPILQKRGLFRTAYEGKTLRENLGLRRPANQYTIQVRERQLVA